The following are encoded together in the Sphaerodactylus townsendi isolate TG3544 linkage group LG14, MPM_Stown_v2.3, whole genome shotgun sequence genome:
- the TANGO6 gene encoding transport and Golgi organization protein 6 homolog isoform X1 — protein MAEIPTLRRATEALELLLWAAGAAGTASEPLQATQSAALLESLSSRVAALEEKFSQDPEWGDLRRLRAEIHEEARWASPCQDTAWTFTAQVLLLLLCLKRCMVLLAAGYCPPPPDPKAAEAAPPLSPDTLSISQEKTVQAALQLVTTLGLCPYLLPGVGLSLRHRTEFSALVQQVVSPGSLSSAMRRLYASCTILLEITQHPSLGSLILTRHLGDLLAGLCQLAFVPMRRKGDQIKAQEERTGLTEEERARCREALQGLLDRVYQPLVVRELLILQGGSKQGSYSDGREGEHRLAPAPSWLRRLCGQLLSERLMRPGGVQAVVRGILEGAGAGAAGGSNAEAAVADWRKCDSVARILSSCPQQSLSLEDYYRQVCPQILQLLLIRDQLVARQLQRVAVTTVLTMTREHPQKAEAHLLGPLLEPLLRCLDGTELSLEDLPAGTVLVKEEELTSCVESIFKVYVAEHDPSAVLLGSLRPVLGAIFSLCCFTKQNVSFLRGPCREILLWFLEKSEREAALSDLESLARLGGAARFLHPLCHFRVASEGGAVIAIREAARDEEEELYQKVSSEQWQLEQLVDLLTGSPESGLAGDFLLRCLKELTQLAGQGDPKTDSVLLSCKSSVSLDQCCNQPLEPQERQLRVLQLVAMLCESSSQALFTDVSQVVEFVAATLQRACVSGGAVEAQTLSMAMGLVAAILGGAVQLKSADFVTLKQLVPLLEEVGRLHPEPVIQELAADLRIAICTHGAFSPESVCLAAQNTLGKRVAGETVGQAETGISQEPPERPPGKAALPQMPEESRAAVGPAPSAPGRLAPGWTVADHLPGSPALQELLLSAYDPDIPSRAAALRSLSRLIEQRDPEALKIQEELLKVFVEGLDHEDSFVYLSAIQGVVLLSDAFPEEVLPPLLAQYQRGPPGARMKVGEALMRITRGLGDLVFSYRDRLIHVFLQGARDHDATLRASSLSNLGELCQILHFQLGSVVHEVTSCLAAVVKSDGEVEVRRAAVQAVVLLLRGLSESATQVLQDVLLGLYRLLKFVVQCERDEVTVLHAQLALEELDAIMRRFLFPPQSLEKKIVILP, from the exons ATGGCCGAGATCCCGACGCTGCGGCGGGCGACGGAGGCGCTGGAGCTGCTGTTGTGGGCGGCCGGGGCCGCGG GAACAGCTTCAGAGCCCCTCCAGGCAACCCAAAGTGCAGCTCTGCTGGAATCCTTGAGCTCTcgtgtggctgctttggaggagaaGTTCAGTCAAGACCCTGAGTGGGGTGATCTGCGGAGGCTGAGAGCGGAGATCCACGAGGAGGCGCGGTGGGCTTCCCCTTGCCAAGACACGGCCTGGACTTTCACTGCCCAAGTCTTGCTCCTACTGCTGTGCTTGAAGAGGTGCATGGTTCTCTTAGCGGCTGGCTACTGCCCACCTCCGCCAGACCCCAAGGCGGCTGAAGCGGCTCCCCCTCTGAGCCCTGACACCCTCAGCATCTCTCAGGAGAAAACTGTGCAGGCAGCGCTGCAGCTGGTGACCACTCTGGGCCTTTGCCCGTATCTTTTGCCAGGTGTCGGCCTTTCCCTGAGACACAGGACAGAGTTCAGTGCACTGGTTCAACAAGTGGTCTCGCCTGGTAGCCTTTCCAGTGCCATGCGCCGGCTTTATGCCTCCTGCACCATCCTACTGGAGATCACACAGCACCCGTCTCTGGGCAGCCTCATTCTCACACGCCATCTTGGCGATCTCCTGGCGGGGCTGTGCCAGTTGGCCTTCGTTCCCATGAGGAGGAAAGGTGACCAAATAAAAGCGCAGGAGGAGCGGACG GGCCTGACGGAAGAGGAGCGTGCCCGCTGCAGGGAGGCGTTGCAAGGCCTTTTGGATCGAGTTTACCAGCCGCTGGTGGTTCGAGAGCTGCTGATTCTTCAAGGAGGGTCCAAACAG GGGTCTTATTCTGATGGGCGTGAGGGTGAACATCGTCTGGCTCCAGCTCCTTCCTGGCTTCGGCGTCTCTGTGGGCAGCTGCTCTCCGAGAGGCTGATGAGGCCTGGGGGAGTTCAGGCCGTGGTCCGTGGCATCCTGGAGGGGGCAGGAG CTGGTGCAGCAGGGGGCAGCAATGCCGAGGCAGCGGTGGCCGACTGGCGGAAGTGTGACTCGGTTGCCAGGATCCTTTCGTCTTGTCCTCAGCAGTCCCTGTCTTTAGAAGATTACTACCGGCAGGTGTGCCCCCAG ATTCTGCAGCTGCTTCTCATTCGGGATCAGCTTGTCGCCCGGCAGTTGCAGAGAGTCGCAGTCACAACGGTGCTCACCATGACGAGAGAACACCCACAGAAGGCAGAGGCGCATCTCCTGGGGCCCCTGCTGGAACCGCTCCTGCGCTGCCTGGACGGGACAG AGCTGTCTCTGGAAGACCTGCCAGCAGGGACAGTGCTGGTAAAGGAGGAGGAACTCACGAGCTGTGTGGAAAGCATCTTTAAG GTGTACGTTGCTGAGCACGATCCTTCGGCCGTGCTGCTGGGCTCCTTACGGCCAGTGCTGGGAGCCATCTTCTCCCTCTGCTGTTTCACCAAGCAAAACGTCTCTTTCTTGCG CGGCCCCTGCCGGGAGATCTTGCTGTGGTTCTTGGAGAAGAGTGAGAGGGAAGCGGCCCTGTCCGACCTGGAGAGCCTGGCACGGCTGGGAGGGGCCGCCCGCTTCCTCCACCCGCTTTGCCACTTTCGGGTAGCCAGCGAAGGGGGTGCCGTGATCGCCATCCGAGAGGCTGCCAG GGACGAAGAGGAGGAGCTCTATCAGAAGGTTTCCTCCGAACAGTGGCAGCTGGAGCAGCTGGTGGACTTGCTGACTGGCAGCCCCGAGAGCGGCCTGGCCGGAGACTTCTTGCTCCGTTGCTTGAAG GAACTGACGCAGCTGGCAGGGCAAGGGGATCCCAAGACGGACTCTGTTTTACTCTCGTGCAAGAGTTCAGTCAGTCTGGATCAGTGCTGCAACCAGCCTCTCGAACCCCAAGAGAGACAGCTGCGTGTGCTGCAGCTGGTGGCCATGCTGTGCGAAAGCTCCTCGCAAGCCCTGTTCACAGACGTTTCACAG GTTGTGGAGTTTGTGGCGGCAACCTTGCAGCGGGCCTGTGTGAGTGGAGGCGCGGTGGAGGCCCAGACCCTGAGCATGGCCATGGGGTTAGTGGCTGCCATCCTCGGAGGGGCCGTGCAG CTGAAGTCGGCTGACTTTGTGACCTTGAAGCAACTGGTGCCCCTGCTGGAGGAGGTCGGTCGCCTGCACCCGGAGCCTGTCATCCAGGAACTGGCCGCTGACCTGCGCATCGCTATCTGCACGCACGGAGCCTTTTCCCCCGAGAGCGTCTGCTTGGCGGCTCAGAACACTCTGGGCAAGAGAGTTGCGGGGGAGACGGTGGGCCAGGCGGAAACTGGCATAAGCCAAGAGCCCCCAGAGCGACCACCAGGGAAGGCAGCTCTGCCCCAGATGCCAGAAGAGAGCAGAGCAGCCGTCGGTCCTGCTCCCTCGGCCCCTGGAAGGCTTGCGCCTGGGTGGACAGTTGCAGACCATCTCCCAGGCTCCCCAGCCTTGCAGGAGCTCCTCTTGTCAGCTTATGACCCTGACATCCCCTCACGGGCCGCTGCCTTGCGCAGCCTTTCCCGCTTGATAGAGCAGAGGGACCCCGAGGCGCTGAAGATTCAGGAGGAACTGCTCAAG GTTTTTGTGGAAGGCTTGGACCACGAAGATTCTTTTGTCTATCTTTCTGCTATCCAAG GTGTGGTTTTGCTGTCGGATGCTTTCCCCGAAGAAGTTCTGCCCCCCCTGCTGGCCCAGTACCAGCGCGGCCCCCCAGGAGCCCGGATGAAAGTGGGAGAAGCGCTCATGCGCATCACGCGGGGCCTGG GAGACTTGGTTTTCTCATATAGAGACCGTTTGATCCACGTTTTTCTGCAAGGAGCAAGAGATCACGATGCCACCCTCCGAGCCAGCAGTCTGTCCAACCTGGGAGAGCTGTGCCAGATCCTTCACTTTCAACTTGGCTCCGTGGTTCATGAG GTGACTTCATGTTTGGCAGCCGTCGTGAAGTCTGATGGCGAGGTGGAAGTGCGGAGAGCAGCGGTCCAGGCAGTGGTGCTTCTGCTGCGTGGCCTCAGCGAGAGCGCCACCCAG GTTCTCCAGGACGTTCTGCTAGGACTGTACCGCCTGCTGAAGTTTGTGGTGCAGTGCGAGCGAGACGAGGTCACCGTGCTGCACGCACAGCTGGCGCTGGAGGAGCTGGATGCCATCATGAGGCGCTTCCTGTTTCCACCTCAGTCCTTGGAGAAAAAGATTGTGATCCTCCCTTAG
- the TANGO6 gene encoding transport and Golgi organization protein 6 homolog isoform X2 — protein MAEIPTLRRATEALELLLWAAGAAGTASEPLQATQSAALLESLSSRVAALEEKFSQDPEWGDLRRLRAEIHEEARWASPCQDTAWTFTAQVLLLLLCLKRCMVLLAAGYCPPPPDPKAAEAAPPLSPDTLSISQEKTVQAALQLVTTLGLCPYLLPGVGLSLRHRTEFSALVQQVVSPGSLSSAMRRLYASCTILLEITQHPSLGSLILTRHLGDLLAGLCQLAFVPMRRKGDQIKAQEERTGLTEEERARCREALQGLLDRVYQPLVVRELLILQGGSKQGSYSDGREGEHRLAPAPSWLRRLCGQLLSERLMRPGGVQAVVRGILEGAGAGAAGGSNAEAAVADWRKCDSVARILSSCPQQSLSLEDYYRQVCPQILQLLLIRDQLVARQLQRVAVTTVLTMTREHPQKAEAHLLGPLLEPLLRCLDGTELSLEDLPAGTVLVKEEELTSCVESIFKVYVAEHDPSAVLLGSLRPVLGAIFSLCCFTKQNVSFLRGPCREILLWFLEKSEREAALSDLESLARLGGAARFLHPLCHFRVASEGGAVIAIREAARDEEEELYQKVSSEQWQLEQLVDLLTGSPESGLAGDFLLRCLKELTQLAGQGDPKTDSVLLSCKSSVSLDQCCNQPLEPQERQLRVLQLVAMLCESSSQALFTDVSQVVEFVAATLQRACVSGGAVEAQTLSMAMGLVAAILGGAVQVFVEGLDHEDSFVYLSAIQGVVLLSDAFPEEVLPPLLAQYQRGPPGARMKVGEALMRITRGLGDLVFSYRDRLIHVFLQGARDHDATLRASSLSNLGELCQILHFQLGSVVHEVTSCLAAVVKSDGEVEVRRAAVQAVVLLLRGLSESATQVLQDVLLGLYRLLKFVVQCERDEVTVLHAQLALEELDAIMRRFLFPPQSLEKKIVILP, from the exons ATGGCCGAGATCCCGACGCTGCGGCGGGCGACGGAGGCGCTGGAGCTGCTGTTGTGGGCGGCCGGGGCCGCGG GAACAGCTTCAGAGCCCCTCCAGGCAACCCAAAGTGCAGCTCTGCTGGAATCCTTGAGCTCTcgtgtggctgctttggaggagaaGTTCAGTCAAGACCCTGAGTGGGGTGATCTGCGGAGGCTGAGAGCGGAGATCCACGAGGAGGCGCGGTGGGCTTCCCCTTGCCAAGACACGGCCTGGACTTTCACTGCCCAAGTCTTGCTCCTACTGCTGTGCTTGAAGAGGTGCATGGTTCTCTTAGCGGCTGGCTACTGCCCACCTCCGCCAGACCCCAAGGCGGCTGAAGCGGCTCCCCCTCTGAGCCCTGACACCCTCAGCATCTCTCAGGAGAAAACTGTGCAGGCAGCGCTGCAGCTGGTGACCACTCTGGGCCTTTGCCCGTATCTTTTGCCAGGTGTCGGCCTTTCCCTGAGACACAGGACAGAGTTCAGTGCACTGGTTCAACAAGTGGTCTCGCCTGGTAGCCTTTCCAGTGCCATGCGCCGGCTTTATGCCTCCTGCACCATCCTACTGGAGATCACACAGCACCCGTCTCTGGGCAGCCTCATTCTCACACGCCATCTTGGCGATCTCCTGGCGGGGCTGTGCCAGTTGGCCTTCGTTCCCATGAGGAGGAAAGGTGACCAAATAAAAGCGCAGGAGGAGCGGACG GGCCTGACGGAAGAGGAGCGTGCCCGCTGCAGGGAGGCGTTGCAAGGCCTTTTGGATCGAGTTTACCAGCCGCTGGTGGTTCGAGAGCTGCTGATTCTTCAAGGAGGGTCCAAACAG GGGTCTTATTCTGATGGGCGTGAGGGTGAACATCGTCTGGCTCCAGCTCCTTCCTGGCTTCGGCGTCTCTGTGGGCAGCTGCTCTCCGAGAGGCTGATGAGGCCTGGGGGAGTTCAGGCCGTGGTCCGTGGCATCCTGGAGGGGGCAGGAG CTGGTGCAGCAGGGGGCAGCAATGCCGAGGCAGCGGTGGCCGACTGGCGGAAGTGTGACTCGGTTGCCAGGATCCTTTCGTCTTGTCCTCAGCAGTCCCTGTCTTTAGAAGATTACTACCGGCAGGTGTGCCCCCAG ATTCTGCAGCTGCTTCTCATTCGGGATCAGCTTGTCGCCCGGCAGTTGCAGAGAGTCGCAGTCACAACGGTGCTCACCATGACGAGAGAACACCCACAGAAGGCAGAGGCGCATCTCCTGGGGCCCCTGCTGGAACCGCTCCTGCGCTGCCTGGACGGGACAG AGCTGTCTCTGGAAGACCTGCCAGCAGGGACAGTGCTGGTAAAGGAGGAGGAACTCACGAGCTGTGTGGAAAGCATCTTTAAG GTGTACGTTGCTGAGCACGATCCTTCGGCCGTGCTGCTGGGCTCCTTACGGCCAGTGCTGGGAGCCATCTTCTCCCTCTGCTGTTTCACCAAGCAAAACGTCTCTTTCTTGCG CGGCCCCTGCCGGGAGATCTTGCTGTGGTTCTTGGAGAAGAGTGAGAGGGAAGCGGCCCTGTCCGACCTGGAGAGCCTGGCACGGCTGGGAGGGGCCGCCCGCTTCCTCCACCCGCTTTGCCACTTTCGGGTAGCCAGCGAAGGGGGTGCCGTGATCGCCATCCGAGAGGCTGCCAG GGACGAAGAGGAGGAGCTCTATCAGAAGGTTTCCTCCGAACAGTGGCAGCTGGAGCAGCTGGTGGACTTGCTGACTGGCAGCCCCGAGAGCGGCCTGGCCGGAGACTTCTTGCTCCGTTGCTTGAAG GAACTGACGCAGCTGGCAGGGCAAGGGGATCCCAAGACGGACTCTGTTTTACTCTCGTGCAAGAGTTCAGTCAGTCTGGATCAGTGCTGCAACCAGCCTCTCGAACCCCAAGAGAGACAGCTGCGTGTGCTGCAGCTGGTGGCCATGCTGTGCGAAAGCTCCTCGCAAGCCCTGTTCACAGACGTTTCACAG GTTGTGGAGTTTGTGGCGGCAACCTTGCAGCGGGCCTGTGTGAGTGGAGGCGCGGTGGAGGCCCAGACCCTGAGCATGGCCATGGGGTTAGTGGCTGCCATCCTCGGAGGGGCCGTGCAG GTTTTTGTGGAAGGCTTGGACCACGAAGATTCTTTTGTCTATCTTTCTGCTATCCAAG GTGTGGTTTTGCTGTCGGATGCTTTCCCCGAAGAAGTTCTGCCCCCCCTGCTGGCCCAGTACCAGCGCGGCCCCCCAGGAGCCCGGATGAAAGTGGGAGAAGCGCTCATGCGCATCACGCGGGGCCTGG GAGACTTGGTTTTCTCATATAGAGACCGTTTGATCCACGTTTTTCTGCAAGGAGCAAGAGATCACGATGCCACCCTCCGAGCCAGCAGTCTGTCCAACCTGGGAGAGCTGTGCCAGATCCTTCACTTTCAACTTGGCTCCGTGGTTCATGAG GTGACTTCATGTTTGGCAGCCGTCGTGAAGTCTGATGGCGAGGTGGAAGTGCGGAGAGCAGCGGTCCAGGCAGTGGTGCTTCTGCTGCGTGGCCTCAGCGAGAGCGCCACCCAG GTTCTCCAGGACGTTCTGCTAGGACTGTACCGCCTGCTGAAGTTTGTGGTGCAGTGCGAGCGAGACGAGGTCACCGTGCTGCACGCACAGCTGGCGCTGGAGGAGCTGGATGCCATCATGAGGCGCTTCCTGTTTCCACCTCAGTCCTTGGAGAAAAAGATTGTGATCCTCCCTTAG
- the LOC125443306 gene encoding basic salivary proline-rich protein 2-like translates to MRARPAGSSPGWAGAEEQPGCREGAGPPRTCLSLYSSPPTGQPPLPSRGSPGAPGVWRSEARRVPPASSGTCLAPEAAPATAQPSPPLPRPRPLRRCPARRACRLPSPPDTARGHRRDRQDRAPPSAAAAKTGRNPRALGWRGELPPAPPLRPPPPFSRYLRQGTPLPRTDGPKGSSRPGVCGGRGGSGAAAPAGRPTLLPGRVRFLKRSPSALALSWAPPASGGPGRAGYSKPPPGRQARCKPAGRAAGARWRFTLGGGGATASLGGAWLDSRPAGSGGGGGEEAAVGLPPPAHSSPRSFAPVPPAEPRPPPRAGRATCCSRRGQCQVRSTTFPAAALSLEPPPGLEAGAEHQTPPPPGSAKPPLPPGLQSFSLGGGLGSCPSGEEWRGLCSQGGGRRSCPGPAAGDQPGPTGPPLCQSPGPWRGEGQALRGN, encoded by the coding sequence ATGAGAGCCCGCCCGGCCGGCTCCTCTCCGGGCTGGGCGGGGGCGGAGGAGCAGCCGGGCtgcagggagggggcggggccgcCGCGCACCTGTCTCTCCCtctattcctccccccccaccgggcagcccCCTCTGCCCAGCCGTGGCTCCCCCGGAGCGCCTGGTGTGTGGCGCAGCGAGGCTCGTCGGGTGCCCCCCGCTTCCAGCGGGACCTGCCTGGCGCCGGAGGCggctcctgccactgcacagccctcccctcccctcccgcgtCCCCGCCCCCTCCGCCGGTGTCCCGCCAGAAGGGCCTGCCGGTTGCCGAGCCCGCCGGACACAGCCAGGGGGCACCGCCGCGACCGGCAGGACAGAGCCCCGCCGTCCGCCGCCGCGGCAAAGACGGGCCGCAATCCACGCGCTCTCgggtggaggggggagctgcctcCTGCACCGCCtctgcgacccccccccccgttttccaGGTATCTCCGGCAAGGCACGCCGCTGCCCCGCACAGACGGCCCGAAGGGAAGCTCTCGGCCCGGggtgtgcggggggagggggggctccggAGCGGCTGCCCCGGCCGGCCGGCCAACTCTTCTCCCCGGCCGGGTCCGCTTCCTTAAGCGCTCGCCCTCGGCGCTGGCCTTGAGCTGGGCTCCTCCGGCCAGTGGGGGCCCGGGCCGAGCCGGCTACAGTAAACCCCCGCCCGGGCGCCAGGCGCGCTGCAAGCCGGCCGGTCGGGCTGCCGGGGCTCGATGGCGCTTTACCTTGGGCGGCGGAGGGGCGACGGCGTCTCTCGGCGGGGCCTGGCTCGACTCGCGGCCAgccggcagtggggggggggggggagaggaggcggcgGTCGGGCTACCCCCGCCCGCCCACAGCTCGCCACGCTCCTTTGCCCCGGTGCCGCCAGCAGAGCCGCGCCCGCCCCCCCGCGCCGGGAGGGCCACGTGCTGCAGCCGCCGAGGACAATGCCAGGTGCGCAGCACCACCTTCCCCGCCGCCGCTCTCAGCCTAGAGCCCCCGCCGGGACTAGAGGCGGGTGCTGAgcaccagacccccccccccccaggctcagCAAAGCCCCCTTTGCCGCCCGGACTGCAGAGCTTTTCCCTGGGAGGGGGCCTTGGGAGTTGCCCCAGTGGTGAGGAATGGAGGGGGCTCTGCtcccagggtggggggaggcggtcCTGCCCAGGTCCAGCGGCAGGAGACCAGCCTGGACCCACAGGGCCCCCCCTTTGCCAGTCTCCAGGGCCCTGGCGGGGTGAGGGGCAGGCTCTTAGGGGGAACTGA
- the HAS3 gene encoding hyaluronan synthase 3 yields MAGRLAAGLRVAGTGLFAGAVLGGLVAAYVTGWQLIRTEQQHLSFGLYGAALGLHLCAQGLFAFLEHRRMRRPPAPSAPTAAAAASVALCIAAFQEDPAYLRQCLRSVRRLSWPGLRVVLVVDGNGPEDAYMRDIFHEELGSAAASYRWAGNFHAPAPRQAAHAARHVEALVRRHAYVCILQQWGGKREVMYTAFRALGRSVDYVQVCDSDTVLDPACTAEMLRILEEDPRVGGVGGDVQILNKYDSWISFLSSVRYWMAFNVERACQSYFGCVQCISGPLGMYRNTLLQHFLEDWYNQTFLGSKCSFGDDRHLTNRVLSLGYRTKYTARSKCLTETPARYLRWLNQQTRWSKSYFREWLYSALWFHKHHLWMTYESVVTGFFPFFLIATVIQLFYRGRIWNILLFLLTVQLVGILKAAYACFLRGNTEMIFMSLYSLLYMSSLLPAKMFAIATITKSSWGTSGRRTIVVNFIGLIPVSIWVAVLLGGLAYTAYCQELFTDTELAFLIAGAILYACYWVALLTLYLAVVARRCSKPQENCSLTFLEV; encoded by the exons ATGGCCGGGCGGCTGGCGGCGGGGCTGCGCGTGGCGGGGACCGGGCTGTTCGCGGGGGCGGTGCTGGGCGGGCTGGTGGCGGCCTACGTGACGGGCTGGCAGCTCATCCGCACGGAGCAGCAGCACCTGTCCTTCGGGCTGTACGGCGCGGCGCTGGGCCTGCACCTGTGCGCCCAGGGCCTCTTCGCCTTCCTGGAGCACCGCCGCatgcgccgcccgcccgccccgtcGGCCCccaccgctgccgccgccgcctcggtgGCGCTGTGCATCGCCGCCTTCCAGGAGGACCCGGCCTACCTGCGCCAGTGCCTGCGCTCGGTGCGCCGCCTGTCCTGGCCGGGCCTGCGCGTGGTGCTGGTGGTGGACGGCAACGGGCCCGAGGACGCCTACATGCGCGACATCTTCCACGAGGAGCTGGGCAGCGCCGCCGCCTCCTACCGCTGGGCCGGCAACTTCCACGCGCCCGCCCCGCGCCAGGCCGCCCACGCCGCCCGCCACGTCGAGGCCCTGGTGCGCCGACACGCCTACGTCTGCATCCTGCAGCAGTGGGGCGGCAAGCGCGAGGTCATGTACACCGCCTTCCGCGCCCTGGGCCGCTCCGTCGACTACGTGCAG GTGTGTGACTCGGACACTGTCTTGGATCCAGCCTGCACCGCAGAGATGCTTCGCATCTTGGAAGAGGATCCCCGCGTGGGCGGAGTTGGGGGAGACGTGCAG aTCCTGAACAAGTACGACTCGTGGATCTCCTTCCTCAGCAGCGTGCGCTACTGGATGGCGTTCAACGTGGAGCGGGCCTGTCAGTCCTACTTTGGCTGCGTGCAGTGCATCAGCGGGCCCCTGGGCATGTATCGCAACACGCTGCTGCAGCACTTCTTGGAGGACTGGTACAACCAGACGTTCTTGGGCAGCAAGTGCAGCTTCGGAGACGACCGGCACCTCACCAACCGCGTCTTGAGCCTGGGCTACCGGACCAAGTACACGGCCCGCTCCAAGTGCCTGACCGAGACGCCCGCCAGATACCTCCGCTGGCTTAACCAGCAGACCCGCTGGAGCAAGTCCTACTTCCGGGAATGGCTCTACAGCGCCCTCTGGTTCCACAAGCACCACCTCTGGATGACCTACGAGTCGGTGGTGACgggcttcttccccttcttcctcatCGCCACCGTCATCCAGCTGTTCTATCGCGGCCGGATCTGGAACATTCTCCTCTTCCTGCTGACGGTGCAGCTGGTGGGCATCCTCAAAGCCGCCTACGCCTGCTTCCTCCGCGGCAACACCGAGATGATCTTCATGTCGCTCTACTCCCTGCTGTACATGTCCAGCCTGCTGCCGGCCAAGATGTTTGCCATCGCCACCATCACCAAGTCCAGCTGGGGCACCTCTGGCCGCAGGACCATCGTGGTCAACTTCATCGGCCTCATCCCCGTCTCCATCTGGGTGGCCGTGCTGCTGGGGGGGCTGGCCTACACGGCCTACTGCCAAGAACTCTTCACGGACACAGAGCTGGCTTTCCTCATTGCAGGAGCCATCTTGTACGCCTGCTACTGGGTGGCGCTGCTCACCCTCTACCTGGCGGTTGTGGCCCGGCGCTGCAGCAAGCCCCAGGAGAACTGCAGCTTGACCTTCCTGGAGGTGTGA